A window of Actinomycetota bacterium genomic DNA:
ACTCGCGGTCGCACCGGCCGTCGCTGCCGACATCGCCGCCGCCGTGGACGGCTGACGCCCCACGATCGTCCGGCCAGGGTCGGCCCTGGCGTGGGTCATGGCCGTGGGGTCACCTCTGCCCCCTGCCTGTGCGAACGGCGACCCGTGACCCGGAGAACGACGGTCATCACCGCGTTGACCCTGATCGCCGTGGCCGCCGCGGTCGTGTTCACGGCCACGCGTGGTGATCGGAACATGTCGATGCCCGAGGAGGTAGACGACGTCGGCGAGGTCGACGAGTCCGATGACGCCAACGCGGGTGACGTCGATGACGCCGATGATATCCACGACGCCGATGACGCGGACGAGGACGCCGGGGCGGCTGCGGCGCTCGCCGCCGCCCGCGCCTTCCTGGACCGCTACGTCGCCGACGACGGTCGCGTCGTACGCCACGACCAGGGTGGTGACACCGTCAGTGAGGGCCAAGCTTACGCGCTGCTCTTGGCCGTCGCGGTGGAGGACGAGCGGATGTTCCGCACGGTGTGGGACTGGACCCGCGCCAACCTCGTGGGTCCGGACGGACTCCTCGCGGCACACTGGAACGACGGGGGTGTGGTGGACGACGATGCAGCTACCGACGCCGATCTCGATGCAGCGCACGCGCTGGTGCTGGCGGGGGACCGGTTCGGCGAACCCGCGTTCTCGGCCGCAGCGGTGGAGCTAGCCAGCGCGATCGCGGCGCACGAGATCCAACGGGTCGGGGACCGTCACCTCCTGCTGCCCGGGCCGTGGGCGCGCGGTGCCGAGCCGGTCGTGTTCAACCCCAGCTACGTGTCGCCCCTGGCTTTCGATGCCCTCGGTGCCGCGTCGGGCGACCCGATCTGGGATGCGCTGCGCGCCGACTCGTTCGAGCTCCTCGATCACCTGATGGCGCCCCCCGCGGCGCTGCCTCCGGACTGGGCCGAGGCGACCGCCGATGTCGTCACGGCTGCGCCGGTGCCGGGCGACGACGGCCCTCCCCGCTACGGCTACGAGGCGGTCCGGGTTCCCATCCGCCTCGCGGCGGATCGCGACGGTCCCGGGTCCGACCTCGCGGCCCGGCTGTGGCCGTTCCTCGAGCAGCGGGTTCGCCAGGGTCTCGTCGACGTCTACGCCCTCGACGGCAGCCCCCTCGGCGAGGCGCCACATCCAGTGGCTCTCGTGGCGGCCGCAGCGGCCGCACGTGCCGCCGGCGACGACGGTGCCGTCCACGACGTCCTGGATGCCGCCGCCGCTCTGGACGAGGAGCGGCCCTCCTACTACGGGGCCGCGTGGGTGGCGCTCGGGCGCGTGCTGCTCACCACCGACCTGCTGGACCCGCACTGATCTGGACCTGTCCCCACGGTCCTCCCTCTCGATGGACCTGTCCGACGTGCCAGGGTCGTCCGACGCAGCCGGCGAAGGCGCGCACGAAGGTGCCGCCCATGAGTCGAGACACGACGCCGATCCACCCCGACAAGTCGTCCGGATCGTTCACCGCACACCGTCCTCGGGACCCCGCCCCACCGGCGTCGGACGGGCCCGCCGGCGACGCCACCGAGAGGTTGCCGGCGGCGGCTCCGGTCGCCACCGACCCCGGTGACGAGACGCTCGAACGTCTCCTCGAGCAGCACCGGCGCTTCCGCGGCCCGCGTCGAGCGGCGGACAGCGTCACGACGGGCGAGCACCCGACCGCGGGTCGGGTCCACGAGGAGCCTTGGCCCGGGAGGTTCGGGGCGCGTCTGCTCATCCTCCTCAACGTCCTGTTCACCGCCGCGTACCTCGGGTGGTGGTCGGTCGGTGGTCACGTCGGCAACCCGTGGCTGTTCGTCGCCCTCGCGGTCGCCGAGGCGTTCACGGTCGGCCACCTCGTCGGTCTGTGGCAGTCGATCTGGAAGGCGGGAGTGGAGCTGCCGCCGCCGGGGGAAACGTGGTTCTCCATCGACGTGTTCGTCCCCACCTACGGCGAACCGCTCGACGTCCTGCGGCGAACGGTCACCGCGGCGGTGGGGATGGACGGATCGCACCGCACGTACGTCCTTGACGACGCGGTTCGCGACGAGGTGCGCCAGCTCGCGGTCGAGCTCGGCGCCGAGTACATCCCCCGCGAGTCCTCCGGGGGCGCCAAGGCCGGCAACCTCAACCACGCGATGGCCCGTACCGATGGCGACCTCGTCGTGGTGTTCGACGCCGATCACGTCGCGCGACGCGACTTCCTCTACCACCTCGTGGGGTACTTCGAGGACCCCGACGTCGCTCTCGTCCAGAGTCCGCAGTGCTACGGCAACGCGGTCTGGAACCCCGTGGCTCGCGGGGCGTGGAACCAGCAGGAGGTCTTCTACGGCCCGATCAAGCGCGGCAAGTACGGCCTCGGCGCGGCGTTCCTCTGCGGGACCAACGCCATCATCCGGCGCGCCGCACTCGAGCAGGTCGGCGGGTTCGACCAGACCACCGTCACCGAGGACGTCGCCACCAGCCTGCACCTGCATCGCGACGGCTGGTCCACGGTGTACTTCCCGTTCGTGCTCGCCGAGGGTGAGGGCCCTCCGACCGTCCGCCAGTACCTCACTCAGCAGCTTCGCTGGGCGCACGGGTCGATCTCTCTGCTGTTGTCCGGCGCCCCGCTGAAGCTCGGGCTGCGGCCGTTGCAGCGGTTGCAGTACCTGTTCAGCACGACCTACTACTTCATCGGGGTCATCACTCTGATCTACCTGTCACTGCCCCTGTTCGCTCTGCTGGCTCGCGAGGGTCCGTTCGCGAGCGGAGCCACGACGTTCTTCGTCTTCTACATCCCCCACGTGCTCGTGACGCTGTACAACCTGCGGCGCGAGCTGCAGGGCGAGTTCGGCCTCCGCCACATGCAGTTCACGTTCGGGGCGTTCCCGATCTACGTCAAGGCGGCGATCGCGGCGTTCCTGGGGCGCGAGACGGGGTTCAGCGCGACCGGCGCGGCCGAGCGGCAGGGTCCACCTGCGGTGGCTTGGGTGACGGTCCTGGCCCTCGTGATCACCGTCGGTGCCGTCGTCGCAGCACCCTTCGTCGCTCCGCTGGACGTGTGGAGCGGCGTGGCGATGTTCTGGGGCGTTGTGAACACGGTCCTGCTCTGGCCCATGACCCGCCTGATCGTCATGGAGGCCTTCGGGCGCTTCCACGCCGCCCCGGCGCCGGCCGCGGTCGGCGGGTCCCCGGCGCGACCGGCCGCCCCGACGTGGGTGTTGGGTCACTTCGAGCGGCCGCCGCTGCCGGAGAAGGTCCTCCCGAACTACGTGCTCGCGATGCGCGCCCTCGGCTACGTGGACAGGTGAGCGACCCATGTACCGGATCCTGCTCTACCCCGTCGTGGTCGCGGTGATCCTGACCGGCTTCCTCGGCGGGCGCTACCTGGAGACGTCCGGGACGCTCCACGGCATCCTCGAGGAGGGCGGGACGTCGGTCGGGGTCCCCGACCGCGTCTTCCAGGAGCCGCCGGGCCGACCTCCCCCCGAGGCGCCGGCTCCCGCGCCCGAGGCGGAGCCTGCGGACGAACCTGCAGCTCCGCCGACCGTCACGAGCCCGACCGCGCCCACGACGGCGGATCCGGTGCCAACGGAGCCCACGAGTCCGGAGCCGGATCCGACCACCGAACCCTCGCCCACGGAGCCGTCGCCCACGTCGGAGCCGTCGCCCACGTCGGAGCCGTCGCCCACGGTGGAGTCGACGGCGGTAGCCGAGTCGTCACCGCTCTCGGAGCCATCCCCCTGACGCACGCTCCGGTGAGCTCCGCGCAGCTCACCTCGATCGCGGCCGACGCCATGGCAGTACCATCCGCCAGATCTGCTGCCCCGATCGGGAACACGAAGTGTCGACAACGCACGCCAACGGCCACGGATCAGCGGAGCGCGAGCTCGACCCACTCGAGATGGCCCCCCACTACTACGGGGGCCAGGCCATCATCGAAGGGGTGATGATGCGCGGCGCTGACCGCTGGGCGGTCGCCGTGCGCCGGCCCGACGGCGGCATCTACCTCGAGCGGCACGCGGTCAGCGACTTCCCCGAGCGCTTCCCCGCCTTCAAGAAGCCGATGCTGCGGGGCGTGTATGCGCTCGGCGACGCGCTCACGATCGGGATGAAGGCACTGGGCATCTCGGCGAACCAGGCCCTCGAGGACGAGGAGCAGCAGGACCTGCCGACTGGTGCGATGGGCGCGTCGATGGCGGTCGCGCTCCTGGTCTTCGTGGGCATCTTCATCGTGCTGCCCTCGGCCGGCACCAAGCTGATCGGCGGCGAAGGGCTGGGTGACGGTGCGTGGTTCCACCTCGTCGAGTCGCTCGCGCGCATCGCGATATTCCTCGCCTACCTGTACGCGATCAGCTTCATCGCCGACATCCGCCGCGTGTTCCAGTACCACGGCGCGGAGCACAAGACCATCGCCGCCTGGGAGCACGGCGAACCGCTCGATCCCGATAGCGTCAACCGCTACTCCACCCTCCACGTGCGCTGCGGCACCAACTTCCTGATCATGGTGATGCTGCTGGCGCTGGTCGTCTACACGCTGGTCGGCGCCGTCATCCCTGCCCCGGACACCAACGTCATCGGCAAGATCGGCTACCACGTTGGGCTGCGGGTCGTGCTCCTTCCCGTCATCGCGGGACTGGCTTACGAGGGGCTGAGGCTCGGGGCGCGCTACGGCGACAACCTCATCATCCGTGGCCTGATGAAGCCCGGACTGTGGCTGCAGCTGCTCACTACGAAGGAGCCCACGCCCGACATGATCGAGGTCGCGATCCGGGCCTTCGAGTTCGTGGTGCCCAACGAGCACCTCGAGGGACGCATCCCGCCGGACACGCTGGACAGCAAGCTGGTGATGGGGGAGGACGATCTGGCGGAGCCACTGCCCCCGGACGCGGACGACCTGCTCGCACCCGAGAGCGCCTGAGGGCCGCTCCGGCGCTGACGCGTACCCTGCGCCCATGTTCGACCGTCTCGATGAGATCGAGCGCGCCCACGGCGAGCTCGAGCGCCAGCTCTCCGACCCCGAGGTCCTCGCTGACCAGGGCCGGTACGCCGAGCTGGCCAAGAAGCACGCCGAGCTGAACGAGATCGTCACCGCCTACAACGAGTACCGCCAGGTGACCGACGACCTCGCCACCGCACGCGAGCTGGCGGACGAGTACTCCGGCGACGACGCCGATCTCATGGCTCAGGAAGCACGCCAGCTCGCACGGCGCCAGAGTCAGCTCGAGGGACGGCTGCGCGAGCTGCTCCTGCCCAAGGACCCCAACGACGAGAAGGACGTCATCGTCGAGGTCCGGGCAGGCACCGGTGGTGACGAGGCCGGCCTGTTCGCCGGTGAGCTGGTCGAGATGTACCAGCGCTACGCCGACGCGCACGGATGGAAGACCGAGGTGCTGTCCCTGAGCCAGCAGGACATCGGAGGGATCAAGGACGCGGTGTTCGAGGTGAAGGGTCGTGGCGCCTACAGCCGGCTCAAGCACGAATCCGGCGTCCACCGCGTGCAACGGGTCCCGAAGACCGAATCCCAGGGTCGGATCCATACCTCCACCGCGACGGTCGCCGTCCTGCCCGCCGCCGAGGAGGTCGACCTCGAGGTCGACCCAGGCGACCTCCGTATCGACGTGTACCGCTCATCCGGTCCGGGTGGACAGTCGGTGAACACCACCGACTCCGCCGTTCGGATCACCCACCTCCCCACCGGTCTCGTCGTGAGCTGCCAGGACGAGAAGAGCCAGCACCAGAACCGCGACAAGGCGATGCGCATCCTGCGCTCCCGTCTGCTCCAGATCGAGCAGGATCGCCAGGCTCAGGAGCGCGCCGACACCCGCAAGGGCCAGATCGGTACCGGCGACCGCAGCGAGAAGATCCGGACCTACAACTTCCCCCAGGACCGGGTCACCGATCACCGCATCGGGCTCACCATCTCGAACCTCCCACGGGTGATGATGGGTGAGATCGATGACCTCATCGAGGGACTCCAGGCGGCCGAACGCATGCTGCACCTGCAGACGGAGGAGGTCGGGTGAACGCCGGTGTCACGCGGCCGACCTCCGCCGGTCCGAGCCTGCAGGATCTGCTCTCCCGCCACCGTGTCGCGCTCGCGGCCGCAGGGGTGCCCTCGCCTGATGCCGATGCGCGCTGGCTCGCCCAACACGTCCTCGGCCGAGAGGCGCTGCGGTCATCACGGCCGGTGCCGGTCCAGGCGGCGGCCCGGCTGGCGGCGCTCGTCGAACAGCGCTGTCGGCGGGTTCCGTTGCAGCACCTGATCGGCTCCACGGGGTTCCGTCACGTGCAGCTCAGCGTGCGGCCAGGTGTGTTCGTGCCGCGCCCCGAGACCGAGATCGTCACCGGCCACGCAATCGAGCTGCTCGCGTCGGCGGCCGGATCGACCCGTACCGCGGTCGACGCCTGCACCGGGAGCGGGGCGATCGCCGTCTGCCTCGCCACCGAACTCGACGGTGTGCGGGTTGTGGCCACCGACAGCTCCGCGGACGCGGTGGCGCTGTGCCGACACAACGTCGCCTCACTGCGCACGGACTTCGGATCGGGGTCGGAGGCCGAGGTCGTCCTCGGGCACCTGCTCGAGGGCGTGGACCCCGAGCTGGAGGGTCACCTCGACCTGCTCGTGTCCAACCCGCCGTACCTCGGCGTCGCCGAGCTCGACGCCCTCGATCCCGAGGTACGACTGCACGACCCCCCTGCCGCGCTCGCCGCGGGTCCGGACGGCTACGAGCTCGTCATCGAGCTGCTCGAGCTCGCTTCGACGTGGCTACGGCCCGGTGGCGCGGTCGTCCTCGAGATCGCCCACGGTCGCGGCGCCGAGGCGGCGGAGCGCGCACGTGCCGTCGGCATGGGCGAGGTCGAGGTGCACCCGGACCTGTCTGGGCGAGAGCGTGTCCTCGTCGCCAGGAGGACCTGTTGAGCGAGGTACTGGACGCGACCGGTCACGACCGCGATGAGGTGGTCCGGATCGCCGCCGAGGCGCTTCGGCGTGGCGAACTCGTCGTGCTGCCTACGGATACCGTCTACGGCCTGGCCGCGGATGCCTTCTCCGCGGAGGGCACCCGGGCGGTCTTCGCAGCCAAGCAGCGCGGCCGGAACCTGCCACTTCCGGTGCTGGTCCGCAGCCCCAAGCAGGTCAACGGCCTCGTCACCGCGGTCCCGGAGGTCGTCGAACGGATCATGGCGGCGTACTGGCCCGGCCCGCTGACGATCGTCGTCCGCGCGGACCCCAACCTCTCCTGGGACCTCGGCGACACCGACGGCACGGTCGCCATCCGGATGCCTCTGGACGAGCTGTGCCTCGACGTGATCCGGGCTGTCGGCCCGCTGGCCGTGACCAGCGCGAACCTGTCCGGCCAGCCGCCGGCGACCGATGTCGCGACCGCGCAGCGTGGACTGGGTGAGAGCGTCGCGGTCTACCTCGACGACGGACCACGTCGGACCGTACGTCCCTCGACGATCGTGGATCTCACCCGGACCGAGCCCGCGATCCTCCGCGAGGGCGCGGTTCCCGAGAGCGAGGTCCTCGCCGTCGCCACGGGCGAGCTCGGACCGCAGGACGTCGCACCCATCGCACGGGCGGACGTCGCGACCGACGATCTCGACGATGCGGAGCCCGCGTGACCGATCAGGCCTCACCCCCCAGGCCGGCAACGCCGGCCCCTCCCCCCTCCAGGGGGGAGGCGTGACCGATCAGGCCTCACCCCCCAGGCCGGCAACGCCGGCCCCTCCCCCCTCCAGGGGGGAGGCGTGACCGACGACGCGGTCCAGATCGTCGTCATCTGCACCGGCAACATCGCGCGGAGCCCCTTCGCGATGGTGCTGCTCGAGAACGAGGTGCGGCGACGGCTGGGCGACGATGCACCCGTGACCGTCCGGAGCGCCGGCGTGCACGGCCTCGAGGGGGAACCGGCGGTCGAGGCGATGCTCGCCGAGGCAGCGGCCAGGGGACTCGATCTGAGCCACCACCGCGGAGCGAGGATCGGGGAGGTCGACGTCCGCTCTGCCGACCTGCTGCTGACCGCGACGGCATCCCACCGCGACCGGCTGATCTCGTTGGCGCCGGAGGCGGCCGGACGGATCTTCACCCTGAAGGAGTTCGCCCGGCTCACCCAGCGTGCTCCCGATCCGCCCGGGGACCTCGCGCCCCGCGACCGCGTGCGCTGGTACGTCAGCCACGCTCATGACGCGCGCGACCGACGGACGCGGACCCGTCACGACGATGTCGCCGATCCCTACGGTGGACCGCGCGATGGCTACCGCACAGCCGCCCTCGAGATCGAGCGCACCGTCGCCACGATCGCCGCCGCGGTGTTCGGTCACTCCGGACTCGGCCAGGGCTGAAGTAGGCTGGCGACGCCGACCTCGTGAGGAGCCTCGCTCTCGTGTCCGATGTGACTCTGCGTGACTTCGACCCGGACATCGCGGCGCTCATCGAGGCGGAGAACCGCCGTGAGGACGAGTCGCTCCGGCTCATCCCCTCCGAGAACTACGTGTCGCAGGCGGTGCTCGAAGCCACCGGCTCCGTGCTCACGAACAAGTACTCCGAGGGCTACCCCGGCAAGCGCTACTACGAGGGCCAGGCCGTCATCGACCAGGTCGAATCGCTCGCCATCGAGCGCGCGAGGTCGCTGTTCGGGGTCGCGCACGCGAACGTGCAGCCCTACTCGGGGTCACCGGCGAACCTCGCCGTCTACCTCGCGTTCCTCGAGCCCGGGGACACCGTGATGGGCATGTCGCTGCCACACGGCGGCCACCTCACGCACGGGTGGAGCGTGTCGATCACGGGTCGGTGGTTCAACGCGGTCAGCTACGGCGTCTCCCGCGAGAGCGGCCGCATCGACTTCGACGAGGTCCGCGACGTCGCCAAGCGCGAACGCCCCAAGGTCATCTTCTGCGGCGGCACGGCCATCCCCCGGACCATCGACTTCGCTGCCTTCGCCGAGATCGCCGCCGAGGTCGATGCCCTCCTCGTCGCCGACATCGCCCACATCGCGGGGCTCATCGCCGGCGGCGCGCACCCGAGCCCGGTCGGGCACGCGCCCGTCATCTCGACGACGACCCACAAGACGCTGCGTGGCCCGCGCGGGGCGATGTTGCTGTCGGACGAGGAGCACGCCAAGCCGCTCGATCGCGCGGTCTTCCCCGGTCTGCAGGGAGGCCCCCACAACCACACCACCGCGGCGATCGCGGTCGCGCTGAAGGAGGCGGCCACGGCGGAGTTCCGCGACTACGCGCACGCGATCGTCGCGAACTCGAAGGCCCTGGCGGATGGCCTGCTCGAGGGCGGGTTCGTGCTCGTCTCGGGAGGCAGCGACAACCACCTGATCCTCGCCGATCTGACCGACAAGGGCATCGGTGGCAAGCCGGCGGCGCAGGCCCTCGACCGGGCCGGGATCGTGTGCAACTACAACACCGTCCCCTTCGACCCGCGCAAGCCCTTCGATCCCTCCGGCATCCGGCTCGGGACGCCCGCCGTGACGAGTCGGGGGATGGGCACCGACGAGATGCGGACGCTCGCGGGGTGGATCGACGAGGTCGTCGAGGCCGCCAAGCGTGAGGACGAGGACACCGTCACGCGGGTGCGGGGCGAGGTCCTCGAACTCACGCGCAGCTTCCCGGCACCCGGTCTCCGGTTGGGCGAGACGACCGGGTGACACCGTTCCTGGTCGTGTTCGCAGTCGCGGTCGGCGTGACCATGGTGGCGACACCTCTCGCCTCCCGCGTCGCCTGGAGGGTGGATGCGGTCGACCGACCGACGGCCCGGAAGGTCCACGACCGACCCACCCCGCTCCTGGGCGGCCTGGCCATGCTGGCCGGCTTCGCAGCCGCTCTCGGGGTCGGCTCGCAGCTCGACGGGCTGCGGGACGTGTTCGGAACGACGTCGGAGCCGATGGGGCTGCTCATCGGCGTCCTGCTGATCGCCGCCCTCGGCATCATCGACGACCTGCGTGGACTCTCGGCACCGGTCAAGCTCGCTGGCCAGATCATCGCGGCGGTGCCGCCGATCCTCTTCGGTGTCCAGATCGTCTACGTCTGGGTGCCGGGACTCGACGTCGTGGCCCTATCGCCCGACCTCGGCTTCCCCCTGACCGTCCTGCTGATCGTGGCCATGGTCAACGCGGTCAACCTCATCGACGGCCTCGATGGCCTCGCGGCCGGCGTGGTGGCGATCGCGGCGGCAGCGTTCTTCGCGTTCGCTCACGCATCCGGCGGCACCGGCATCACCGAGTCGGTCCCGACCTCAGCGCCGGTCGTTGCCGCGGCCCTGACCGGCATCTGCCTCGGGTTCCTCGTGTTCAACTTCCATCCAGCCCGGATCTTCATGGGCGACACGGGCTCGATGATCCTCGGGCTGCTGCTGGCGTCAGCCGGCGTTTCCTACGTGGGTCGGACCACCGCCCCGAGCTACACCGACTTCGCCGGGTCGATCCCCCTGTTGATCCCGGTCCTCGTCCTCGCGGTGCCCTTCCTCGACACCCTCTTCGCGGT
This region includes:
- a CDS encoding threonylcarbamoyl-AMP synthase; this encodes MLSEVLDATGHDRDEVVRIAAEALRRGELVVLPTDTVYGLAADAFSAEGTRAVFAAKQRGRNLPLPVLVRSPKQVNGLVTAVPEVVERIMAAYWPGPLTIVVRADPNLSWDLGDTDGTVAIRMPLDELCLDVIRAVGPLAVTSANLSGQPPATDVATAQRGLGESVAVYLDDGPRRTVRPSTIVDLTRTEPAILREGAVPESEVLAVATGELGPQDVAPIARADVATDDLDDAEPA
- the prmC gene encoding peptide chain release factor N(5)-glutamine methyltransferase, whose product is MNAGVTRPTSAGPSLQDLLSRHRVALAAAGVPSPDADARWLAQHVLGREALRSSRPVPVQAAARLAALVEQRCRRVPLQHLIGSTGFRHVQLSVRPGVFVPRPETEIVTGHAIELLASAAGSTRTAVDACTGSGAIAVCLATELDGVRVVATDSSADAVALCRHNVASLRTDFGSGSEAEVVLGHLLEGVDPELEGHLDLLVSNPPYLGVAELDALDPEVRLHDPPAALAAGPDGYELVIELLELASTWLRPGGAVVLEIAHGRGAEAAERARAVGMGEVEVHPDLSGRERVLVARRTC
- a CDS encoding DUF1385 domain-containing protein produces the protein MAPHYYGGQAIIEGVMMRGADRWAVAVRRPDGGIYLERHAVSDFPERFPAFKKPMLRGVYALGDALTIGMKALGISANQALEDEEQQDLPTGAMGASMAVALLVFVGIFIVLPSAGTKLIGGEGLGDGAWFHLVESLARIAIFLAYLYAISFIADIRRVFQYHGAEHKTIAAWEHGEPLDPDSVNRYSTLHVRCGTNFLIMVMLLALVVYTLVGAVIPAPDTNVIGKIGYHVGLRVVLLPVIAGLAYEGLRLGARYGDNLIIRGLMKPGLWLQLLTTKEPTPDMIEVAIRAFEFVVPNEHLEGRIPPDTLDSKLVMGEDDLAEPLPPDADDLLAPESA
- a CDS encoding undecaprenyl/decaprenyl-phosphate alpha-N-acetylglucosaminyl 1-phosphate transferase, translating into MTPFLVVFAVAVGVTMVATPLASRVAWRVDAVDRPTARKVHDRPTPLLGGLAMLAGFAAALGVGSQLDGLRDVFGTTSEPMGLLIGVLLIAALGIIDDLRGLSAPVKLAGQIIAAVPPILFGVQIVYVWVPGLDVVALSPDLGFPLTVLLIVAMVNAVNLIDGLDGLAAGVVAIAAAAFFAFAHASGGTGITESVPTSAPVVAAALTGICLGFLVFNFHPARIFMGDTGSMILGLLLASAGVSYVGRTTAPSYTDFAGSIPLLIPVLVLAVPFLDTLFAVLRRALSRRPLMQADRGHLHHVLIAFGHSHRRAVLVLYYWSAVMAFAAVGFSLLPTPVVGWVTAGAVAVGALVTAAGVRRARDETVPDADPVVRRRSG
- a CDS encoding glycoside hydrolase encodes the protein MTRRTTVITALTLIAVAAAVVFTATRGDRNMSMPEEVDDVGEVDESDDANAGDVDDADDIHDADDADEDAGAAAALAAARAFLDRYVADDGRVVRHDQGGDTVSEGQAYALLLAVAVEDERMFRTVWDWTRANLVGPDGLLAAHWNDGGVVDDDAATDADLDAAHALVLAGDRFGEPAFSAAAVELASAIAAHEIQRVGDRHLLLPGPWARGAEPVVFNPSYVSPLAFDALGAASGDPIWDALRADSFELLDHLMAPPAALPPDWAEATADVVTAAPVPGDDGPPRYGYEAVRVPIRLAADRDGPGSDLAARLWPFLEQRVRQGLVDVYALDGSPLGEAPHPVALVAAAAAARAAGDDGAVHDVLDAAAALDEERPSYYGAAWVALGRVLLTTDLLDPH
- a CDS encoding glycosyltransferase, producing the protein MSRDTTPIHPDKSSGSFTAHRPRDPAPPASDGPAGDATERLPAAAPVATDPGDETLERLLEQHRRFRGPRRAADSVTTGEHPTAGRVHEEPWPGRFGARLLILLNVLFTAAYLGWWSVGGHVGNPWLFVALAVAEAFTVGHLVGLWQSIWKAGVELPPPGETWFSIDVFVPTYGEPLDVLRRTVTAAVGMDGSHRTYVLDDAVRDEVRQLAVELGAEYIPRESSGGAKAGNLNHAMARTDGDLVVVFDADHVARRDFLYHLVGYFEDPDVALVQSPQCYGNAVWNPVARGAWNQQEVFYGPIKRGKYGLGAAFLCGTNAIIRRAALEQVGGFDQTTVTEDVATSLHLHRDGWSTVYFPFVLAEGEGPPTVRQYLTQQLRWAHGSISLLLSGAPLKLGLRPLQRLQYLFSTTYYFIGVITLIYLSLPLFALLAREGPFASGATTFFVFYIPHVLVTLYNLRRELQGEFGLRHMQFTFGAFPIYVKAAIAAFLGRETGFSATGAAERQGPPAVAWVTVLALVITVGAVVAAPFVAPLDVWSGVAMFWGVVNTVLLWPMTRLIVMEAFGRFHAAPAPAAVGGSPARPAAPTWVLGHFERPPLPEKVLPNYVLAMRALGYVDR
- a CDS encoding serine hydroxymethyltransferase: MSDVTLRDFDPDIAALIEAENRREDESLRLIPSENYVSQAVLEATGSVLTNKYSEGYPGKRYYEGQAVIDQVESLAIERARSLFGVAHANVQPYSGSPANLAVYLAFLEPGDTVMGMSLPHGGHLTHGWSVSITGRWFNAVSYGVSRESGRIDFDEVRDVAKRERPKVIFCGGTAIPRTIDFAAFAEIAAEVDALLVADIAHIAGLIAGGAHPSPVGHAPVISTTTHKTLRGPRGAMLLSDEEHAKPLDRAVFPGLQGGPHNHTTAAIAVALKEAATAEFRDYAHAIVANSKALADGLLEGGFVLVSGGSDNHLILADLTDKGIGGKPAAQALDRAGIVCNYNTVPFDPRKPFDPSGIRLGTPAVTSRGMGTDEMRTLAGWIDEVVEAAKREDEDTVTRVRGEVLELTRSFPAPGLRLGETTG
- the prfA gene encoding peptide chain release factor 1; amino-acid sequence: MFDRLDEIERAHGELERQLSDPEVLADQGRYAELAKKHAELNEIVTAYNEYRQVTDDLATARELADEYSGDDADLMAQEARQLARRQSQLEGRLRELLLPKDPNDEKDVIVEVRAGTGGDEAGLFAGELVEMYQRYADAHGWKTEVLSLSQQDIGGIKDAVFEVKGRGAYSRLKHESGVHRVQRVPKTESQGRIHTSTATVAVLPAAEEVDLEVDPGDLRIDVYRSSGPGGQSVNTTDSAVRITHLPTGLVVSCQDEKSQHQNRDKAMRILRSRLLQIEQDRQAQERADTRKGQIGTGDRSEKIRTYNFPQDRVTDHRIGLTISNLPRVMMGEIDDLIEGLQAAERMLHLQTEEVG